The Mycetohabitans endofungorum genome contains a region encoding:
- the mdh gene encoding iron-dependent methanol dehydrogenase, with protein sequence MSYLNIADRTDSFFIPCVTLIGPGCARETGARAKSLGAKKALIVTDTGLHKMGISEIISGYLREAGLQAVIFPGAEPNPTDINVHDGVKLFEQEGCDFIVSLGGGSSHDCAKGIGLVTAGGGHIRDYEGIDKSTVPMTPLISINTTAGTAAEMTRFCIITNSSNHVKMAIVDWRCTPLIAIDDPRLMVAMPPALTAATGMDALTHAVEAYVSTAATPITDACAEKAIALIGAWLPKAVANGESMEARAAMCYAQYLAGMAFNNASLGYVHAMAHQLGGFYNLPHGVCNAILLPHVCEFNLIAAPERFATIAALLGVNTTGLSTVDAARAAVTAIRNLSASVGIPSGLASLGVKAHDHEVMASNAQKDACMLTNPRKATLAQVIAIFEAAM encoded by the coding sequence ATGAGCTACCTAAACATCGCTGATCGTACCGACAGCTTTTTCATTCCCTGCGTGACCCTCATCGGACCGGGGTGTGCACGCGAAACCGGTGCTCGAGCCAAGTCGCTCGGCGCAAAAAAAGCGCTTATCGTGACGGATACCGGCCTGCACAAGATGGGGATCTCCGAGATCATCTCAGGCTACCTTCGTGAGGCTGGGCTTCAAGCCGTGATCTTTCCAGGTGCCGAACCCAATCCGACCGACATCAATGTCCACGACGGTGTCAAGCTGTTCGAGCAAGAAGGTTGTGACTTCATCGTCTCGCTGGGTGGCGGCTCGTCGCACGACTGCGCAAAAGGCATCGGGCTGGTCACCGCCGGCGGCGGACATATCCGCGACTACGAAGGTATCGACAAATCAACGGTGCCCATGACGCCGTTGATTTCTATTAACACGACGGCCGGCACTGCGGCAGAGATGACGCGATTCTGCATCATCACCAACTCAAGCAACCACGTCAAAATGGCCATCGTCGATTGGCGCTGTACTCCGCTCATTGCGATCGACGATCCGCGCCTGATGGTGGCGATGCCACCGGCATTGACCGCTGCGACCGGCATGGACGCGTTGACCCACGCAGTGGAAGCCTACGTCTCCACCGCAGCCACACCGATTACCGACGCGTGCGCCGAAAAGGCAATCGCTCTGATCGGCGCATGGCTGCCGAAGGCAGTGGCGAACGGCGAATCCATGGAAGCACGTGCCGCAATGTGCTATGCGCAGTACCTCGCCGGCATGGCGTTCAACAATGCGTCGCTCGGCTATGTGCATGCGATGGCACATCAGCTCGGCGGGTTTTACAACCTGCCGCACGGAGTCTGCAATGCGATCCTGCTGCCGCACGTGTGCGAGTTTAACCTTATCGCCGCGCCAGAGCGCTTTGCCACCATCGCTGCGCTGCTCGGCGTAAATACCACCGGGCTCAGTACAGTCGACGCTGCGCGGGCTGCTGTAACAGCGATCCGGAACTTATCCGCGTCCGTCGGTATCCCGTCGGGCCTGGCTAGCCTGGGCGTGAAGGCACACGATCATGAAGTTATGGCTAGCAATGCGCAGAAGGACGCATGCATGCTGACCAATCCTCGCAAAGCAACCCTCGCCCAAGTCATCGCAATCTTCGAAGCCGCGATGTAA
- a CDS encoding HlyD family secretion protein — protein MKLRRIFSFFATIAIFAIAVLLGRALWVHYMDSPWTRDGRVRAEIINIAPDVSGQIVEFPVRDNQFVHRGDVLMRIDPNHYRIAVQQAEALVAARKADLQMRRDDAARRRDLDALVVSKENRENAVIQAASAQAQYEQALAQLAAAKLNLERTTVVAPVDGYVTNLNAYRGDYAIAGQPKLALVDSHSFWVYGYFEETKIPLLKIGDPAEMRLMSGAVLKGHVEGISRGIADRDNPMSRELLADVNPTFNWVRLAQRVPVRIHIDQVPDGLILSAGTTCTVVVMPAAATDAGPRT, from the coding sequence ATGAAACTTCGCCGTATCTTCAGCTTCTTTGCGACTATCGCGATCTTCGCCATTGCCGTGCTGCTCGGTCGCGCGTTGTGGGTCCACTACATGGATTCGCCCTGGACCCGCGATGGACGTGTCAGAGCGGAGATTATCAATATCGCGCCGGACGTATCGGGGCAGATTGTCGAGTTTCCGGTGCGGGACAATCAGTTCGTGCATCGCGGCGACGTCCTGATGCGCATCGATCCGAACCATTACCGCATCGCCGTCCAGCAAGCCGAGGCACTAGTCGCGGCACGCAAGGCGGATCTACAGATGCGCCGTGACGATGCCGCCCGACGCCGGGATCTGGACGCACTGGTTGTTTCGAAGGAAAACCGCGAAAATGCTGTGATCCAAGCCGCCAGCGCCCAGGCCCAATATGAACAGGCGCTCGCGCAGCTCGCCGCGGCGAAGCTGAACCTGGAGCGCACGACCGTGGTCGCGCCAGTGGATGGCTATGTGACAAACTTGAATGCCTATCGCGGCGATTACGCCATCGCCGGGCAGCCTAAGCTGGCGCTCGTTGACAGCCACTCGTTCTGGGTCTACGGCTATTTTGAGGAAACCAAGATCCCGCTGCTTAAAATCGGCGACCCGGCCGAGATGCGACTGATGAGCGGCGCGGTATTGAAAGGCCATGTCGAAGGGATCTCGCGCGGCATCGCCGACCGCGATAACCCGATGAGCCGCGAACTGCTTGCCGACGTCAATCCAACCTTCAACTGGGTCCGTCTTGCGCAGCGTGTTCCAGTACGCATCCATATCGATCAGGTGCCCGACGGCTTGATTCTGTCCGCCGGCACGACCTGCACGGTGGTGGTCATGCCGGCCGCGGCAACCGACGCCGGGCCGCGCACGTAG